The DNA sequence TCTATTCCCAACATGTTTTCTTGCGCTATTACTTTCACAAAGTAAATCTAAACCAAGACCAATTGCTTGCTGTATTGTATAAATAGTCTTATCTGTAATTAAATAATCGTTTTCTGTAAATTCTCTTTGTCCTTTTCTTAACTTTTCCAAAATAGTTTGCATTAAATTAAAATTCTCAACGAATGCACTTAATTCACGAATAAATAATTGCTGATTAAATGGTCTTAATTGTTTTCTAGTTCCCGCAATATTTGAAGAACAAACCTTATAATTTTGATGTGTTCTCTCTTCGTTTATGACGTGCGGTAAATATTCAAGAACTTTAATTGTAATTTCCTTGAATTCTTCTAAACTATTTTTTGAGTTCTGTAAGTTTTCAGCTAAAGACATGTTTGCTCTCGTATTATTAGATAGTGAGTTGTATAAATATACTTAAATATTTTGAATCTAAAAATTATGTAATTTGTTGTGATTTGTATTTAATTAAAATCTCGCTTTTAAATTTGAGGCATTTCTGCGGCTTATAATATAAGGCTCTTCATCATTTTTTAGAAAAACTTTCAGCATATTGGTTTTAAATTTTTCAATTTTTGCAATAAACTCATTATTAATTATTGTTGATCTGTGAATACGAAGAAATTTTTGTGCGGGTAATATTTTTCCCCATTCGCCGAGTGACTTTCTTATAAGAATTGATTTGTTGTTATCGAGTAAAATATTACTGTATTGATTGCTTGCAAGAATTGCTTTTATTGTTGAGTATTTTATTATTTTATACTCATTTCCAACATTAACAAATATTGAATCTTTATTTTGTGTAATATTAAATTCCGAGGTATTCTTCTCAATAACTTTTGCAATAATTCTTTTTTTCTTTTCGATTCGTAAATTAATAATTTCCAATAATTCATCGGCTTTGTAAGGCTTAAATAAATAATCTTCGGCTCCTAAATCCATTCCTTTTCTTAATTCGGTAATTTCTGCTTTTGCGGTAAGAAA is a window from the Ignavibacteriota bacterium genome containing:
- a CDS encoding response regulator transcription factor, whose amino-acid sequence is MKSKILIIEDDIILSNNLFTLLTEEGFEVSLAENGENGILKAIKELPDLIICDIMMTGINGFEVKKVLNENDITFDIPLIFLTAKAEITELRKGMDLGAEDYLFKPYKADELLEIINLRIEKKKRIIAKVIEKNTSEFNITQNKDSIFVNVGNEYKIIKYSTIKAILASNQYSNILLDNNKSILIRKSLGEWGKILPAQKFLRIHRSTIINNEFIAKIEKFKTNMLKVFLKNDEEPYIISRRNASNLKARF